The following proteins come from a genomic window of Lolium rigidum isolate FL_2022 chromosome 5, APGP_CSIRO_Lrig_0.1, whole genome shotgun sequence:
- the LOC124651458 gene encoding bZIP transcription factor 29-like: MPPPAPVTAEALAAANNSTLDGILGAYMGPKGLVTATSPTPGAAQERRDNQDGQVRAWSPADSSENEADSGDGGLPRHGRSLSADSFVGKLPFGAMGLEPSANLPPPSPGPGAAAGLARSGSGSIGGAAALFAKEFACMGFSEADKKKILESDHLSKIVMTDPKKVKRILNNRLSAAKSKERKARYIAELERKVQVLQSEATTLTSQVNMLQRGYSLLSTHNSEMKIRLQALVQQAELKDALNEALNSEVQRLKLVAGETSDPQMPNASEQQMSTRMIQLHQLLKKPPKDQQDQQQKWS, translated from the exons ATGCCACCGCCGGCGCCGGTCACCGCGGAGGCCCTCGCGGCCGCCAACAACAGCACCCTCGACGGGATCCTCGGCGCCTACATGGGCCCCAAGGGCCTGGTCACCGCCACCTCCCCCACGCCCGGGGCCGCGCAGGAGCGGCGCGACAACCAGGACGGTCAGGTGCGCGCGTGGAGCCCCGCCGACAGCAGCGAGAACGAGGCTGACAGCGGGGACGGCGGCCTGCCCAGGCACGGCCGCAGCTTGTCAGCGGACAGCTTCGTGGGGAAGCTCCCCTTCGGAGCCATGGGCCTGGAACCGTCCGCCAAcctgccgccgccgtctccaGGCCCCGGTGCTGCTGCCGGCCTGGCACGCAGTGGAAGCGGTTCCATTGGCGGCGCCGCTGCTCTCTTCGCCAAGGAATTTGCGTGTATGGGATTCAGTGAGGCCGACAAGAAGAAGATTTTGGAGAGTGATCACCTTTCCAAGATCGTCATGACCGATCCTAAGAAGGTCAAAAG GATTCTCAACAATCGGCTATCTGCTGCCAAGTCAAAGGAGCGCAAGGCAAGGTACATAGCAGAGCTTGAGCGCAAGGTTCAGGTGCTGCAGTCGGAGGCTACCACATTGACTTCACAAGTGAATATGCTTCAG AGGGGATATTCTCTGCTTTCAACTCACAACAGTGAGATGAAAATCAGGCTGCAAGCTTTGGTGCAGCAAGCAGAGTTGAAAGATG CTCTGAACGAAGCACTAAATTCTGAGGTCCAGCGCTTAAAACTTGTTGCTGGTGAGACCAGTGATCCTCAAATGCCGAACGCTTCAGAGCAACAAATGAGCACCCGgatgattcagctgcaccagcttctGAAGAAGCCACCAAAGGATCAGCAAGATCAGCAACAGAAGTGGAGCTAG